From Halorussus lipolyticus:
CGGTGCGTCCTGCTTGTACGTCGAGTTGGCGTGAATCGGAGTCATGAGCGCCCCGGTCTCCTCGTCGGGTTCCTGTCCGGCGTGAATCGAGCGCGTCTCGAATCGGAACTCGTCGTCGTCGTCGTCGGTCATGGGCGAACCGACGAACGGACGGCAGGTTACTCTTGCCCTTTGGGTACGTCCCGCCGGAGACGACGCTCGGGAACGACACTTTCGGGTCCCCCGCGAAGCGCGAACGTGCCATTTATAACGGAGACAGAACAAGAGGGTGGTACGACTATGCCGAGTTCGAACGGACCCTACCACAGCACTCGTAACAAGCTCTCGAACGACCCCCGCGAGAGCGGTACGTCTCCGCCCCAGCGGGCCGTCCAGCAGTACGAGGAGGGCCAGAAGGTCCACCTCAAAATCGACCCGAGCGTCGAGAAAGGCCGCTTCCACCCGCGCTTCGGCGGCCAGACCGGCGAAATCGTCGGCAAACAGGGCGAGGCCTACAAGGTCGCCATCAGCGACCGCGGCAAGGACAAGACCCTCATCGTCACCCCCGCGCACCTGAAAGCGCAGGAATAGCATGACGATATTCAAGGAGAAGGTCGAGGAGGAGTACCTGACCACGGCGGAAGCCAAAGAGCTACTCTCGGACGTCGAGCAGGAGCGCGCGCTGGACGAGGACCGAGAGATGCGCTACGAACTGGCCCGCGCCATCGAACACGTCAACCGGTTCGCCACGCTCGACGCCGAGGAGTCCCGCGAACTCGTCTCGGACCTCCTCGAACTCGAGAAGGTGGACGAACCGACGGCGCACAAAATCGCCGACATCCTCCCGAAGGACCGCGACGAACTCCGCGCGGTGTACGCTCAGGAACGGTACACCCTCTCGGGTGACGAACTCGACGACATCCTGAACGTCGTCGCCAAGTACGACTGATTGCCACCAACTCTTTAAGTAGTTCGTCGGCGTATTCGATGACAATGAGCGAACAGAACGACGGCGAAGCGCAGGTCCCCGCGGTCGTGCTGGACTACCTTCCGCACGGCCGCGCCGACGACGACCGGCCACAGTATCAGAAGCCAGCCCTCGCCTACGCCCTCGGTATCGAGGAGTTCCGGCTATTCGAGGTGACCCTCGAGGAGGACGTGAGTCTCACCATCACCGACCGGTTCGACGCGGACTCGGCCGACGAACTCGTGGCAAACGTCCGGGAAATCGAGTACGACGACCTCTCCGGGGCGGCCCAGTCGGAACTCGAACACGCCATCCGGGACGTGGTGGAGTCGAACGAACGGCGATTCGTGGACTTCTACAACGACGCCCAACCCATCACCCTCCGCCTCCACCAGCTTAATCTCCTGCCCGGAATCGGCAAGAAACTGCGCAACAACGTCCTCGAACAGCGAAAACGCAAGCCCTTCGAGAGCTTCGAGGACCTAGAGAACCGCGTGTCGGGCCTCCACGACCCCGACGAGGTGTTGGTCGAGCGAATTTTAGAGGAACTGCGGGAGGACGACCTGAAGTACCGGACGTTCGTGCGCGTCGAGGAACAGCAGGGATAGCGTCGAGGAGTCCGGTTCTCTTTCGTCCCGTTCGCGGTTGTCGGTTCGGCATTCTATGCAACTGTGAAAGCAATCAAAAGTTGTGTTAAAGAAATCCAAAGGGTATGCAGAACGTTCTGTTTGAAACGACGGAACAATTGCCAAGAACACGATGGCGGAGGTGAACGTTTCTTGAAGCCCTCGGTCGCTCGCGTTGTCTTGTGGTGATTCGAGGGACGAACCGCAGAGCAGGCGTGATGGTGTCCTCTCGAAGCCCCCGCCCGGTCGCGGTCGCTCCACCCCACCCACGTCGGTTGGTCAGTCGAGCGTTCGCTGTCGGCCGAGTTACCGAGGAGTCCGCGGTAGTCGGCCGGCCCGTCGTAGCCTCCGCCGAGTCACCCGGCGTATCTTTATTATAAACAATGACATAGTTCTGCGGGCGAACCATGACCGGAATAACCTACGAGGACTTCCTCGACCTCGACTACGACCCGGCCGACACCGACCTCGTCTGCGAGTTCTACGTCGAACCCGCCGCCGACATGGACATGGAGTCTGCGGCCAGCAGAGTCGCCTCCGAGAGTTCCAACGGCACGTGGGCCGAGTTGCAGGTCGAAGGCTCGGTCCGGGATTTGAGCGCCACCGCCTGCGACATCGACGGGAACTCGGTGACAGTGGCCTATCCCGACGCCCTATTCGAGGCCGGAAACATGCCCCAAGTCCTCTCGTGCATCGCGGGCAACATCCTCGGGATGAAAGCCGTCGAGCGCATCCGCCTCCGGGACTGCGACTGGCCCGAGAAGTTGACCACCTCTTTCCCCGGTCCCCAGTTCGGCACGAGCGTCCGCGAGGAAATCTTCGACGCCGGGAATCGGCCCATCACCGCGACGGTGCCCAAACCCAAAGTCGGCCTGACCACCGACCAGCACGTCCAAGTCGGCTACGAGGCGTGGACTGGCGGCATCGACCTCCTGAAGGACGACGAGAACTTGACCGACCAAGATTTCAACCCCTTCGAGGAGCGCCTCAAGCGAAGCCTCGAAAAGCGCGACCAAGCCGAGGACGAGACCGGCGAGAAAAAGAGCTATCTGGTCAACGTCACCGCCGAGGCCGGCGAGATGCTGGACCGCGTGGATATGGCGGCCCGACAGGGGTGTGAGTACGTCATGGTGGACGTGATTACGACCGGGTGGTCTGCGGTCCAGCAAGTCCGCGAGCGGTGCGAGAAGCATGGACTCGCCATCCACGCCCACCGGGCGATGCACGCCGCCTTCGACCGCATCGACACCCACGGCGTCTCGATGCGCGTCATCGCTCAAGTCGCCCGCCTCTGCGGCGTGGACCACATCCACACCGGCACCGCGGATTTGGGCAAACTCGAAAACGAGGACACCGTGGGCATCAACGAATGGCTCTACTCGGACCTCTACGGCCTGAACGACGTGCTTCCGATGGCCTCGGGCGGCCTACACCCCGGTCTCGTCCCGGAACTCGTCGAGCGGTGTGGTACCAACATCGGGATTCAGGCCGGTGGCGGCATCCACGGCCATCCCGACGGCACCCACGCCGGGGCCAAGGCGCTCCGGCAGGCCATCGACGCGACGATGGAAGGCGTCGTCCTTGACGAGTACGCCGACGACCATCCCGAACTCGCGTCGGCGCTCGACCAGTGGGGCACCGAGACCCCGCGATAGCCGAGCGAGCAGTCCGACCACGCCCGGTTCGCGTCGCTCGTCGCTTTTCGTGAGGAGTCGGGAGACGCCGGTCCCCGAAAGTGACACTCGGCCCGGAAACTGACAGAACGTGGTCGTGTCTCCCCCGAAGGATATATTTCGAAGAATATATAATAAATAATAATATCCAGACACTAATCAATAACCCAAGGTATTAAATCGTGTTGAAATATATGAGAAAATGGAATGTCGGAGAACCAGCAGAAACGCAGTCCACCGGAGCGCGCCACGCCGCGGGACGGTCCCCGTCGGCGGCGTCTCATCGGCGAGGCCGAGACGGCGAGCGAGGCAGTCGTCGCCGCAGTTGCGACCGCCGAGGACGCCGAGAAGGACGCGCTTCCGCCCCTCGGCGACCGTTTCGACACCGAATCCCTCGACCGGTTGGTCGATGCCGAAACCCGGTCGCCATCGGCCGGACTGGTTTTCACCCGGACCGAGGACATCCCGACCGAAATCGAGGTCACCTTCGAGTACGCCGACTACGACGTGACGGTCTCCGACAACTACGTCGTCCTCGAATAGGTCGGGCCTCGAACGGGGTCGGTCCTCGGCGGCAGTCCCGCCGAGATATGTACAATCGGCGTTTGAGTTTACAGAAAGACCTTTGAAACGGACGAGAAAGAGTCGGATATGAACCGACGCGCCTTCCTCCAGCGTACCGGCGGACTGGCAACCCTCGCGGGACTCGCTGGCTGTCTCGGCACCACCAGCGACTCTCCGCCCGGCGACGACGCCGAAACCGACGAGACGACGACCGGCGCGGCCGACGACTCGACCACCACCGAGCGATTCTCCGGCGTCCGGTCGGACCACGGCGAACCCTTCCGGACGATTTCGGTCGGGAGTCGAGATGCGGTCGCTTTCCCCGACAACAACCGACCCCGAGAAATCCGAGTCTGGAACGCCGCCGACGAGGCCCGCGACATCGACCTCCAGATTTCCCGTGATGCGGAGATTCTGGTAGACCGGACCGTCGAGTTCGCGGCCGACGCCTACCTCGAAGTCGCCCTAAACGAACCCGCGGACCACAGCGTCTCGGTCGGCCTCGCGGACGGGAACGCGACCACCTTCGGCGTCGAGCGAACGTCCTTCGACTGCAACTCGGCCGGAACCGACGTGGGCGTCATGCCCGACGGCCGGGTCGAAACCATGTCGATGTCCACGGCGATGGGGTGTCCTCGCCCGAAAGTCGCGGGAACCGACCTCTCGGTCGGGCAGGGAACCTGCGGCAAGGAACACAGCGCATCGGTCGCCTTCGAGGACGAGGCGGTCCGGGTCGATGGAACAGTCCGAACGCCGACCCCCGACTCGGGCCTCGAACTCGCCGACGCCGCCTACGACGCCGAAACCGGCGCGCTCACGCTCCGGGTCCGAGCGACCGGAAGCGACAACGACGGCGGGGGCGTCGGCGTCCAGTGCGTGGGCGAGGTCCCCTACGAGGCGACGATTGGGTTCGACCACGGGTGGTCCTCCTCGGTGGTCGTCGTCCACGACAGCATGGACGAGACGACCGAAGTGACGCGAGTCGAGCGCGGGTCGGCCTGATTCACCCCAACTGAATTCTGCCGCCGAGGACCGAGTTCACCACCGCGCCGAGCAGGACGATAGCGCCAGCGAAGTAGAGCCACGTCAACAGGAGCAGGACCGCGCCGATGACTCCGTAGGCCTGATACCGCCCGGCGTTGGCGAGGTAGAACTGGAACAGCACTTGGAGGACGACCCATCCGACTCCGGCGACGACCGCACCGGGAATCGCCTCCCGGACCGACATCTCGACCGGCGGGAGGACGTAGTACAGCGGCAGGAAGGCGACGACGAGGCCCGCGACGAGCGCCAGATTCCCGAGGAGGTTCGGGAAGGGCACCGACGAGGCCACTGAGGGCGTCCGCAGGATGTAGCCGACAGCGACCATCAGCGCGACGGCGACGACGACCAGTCCGATGGTCACCCCGCCGTCGACTATCTGCTCGACCAGCGAGGGGTCTTTCTCGGTACCGTAGGCCTCCGAGAAGGCGATGTCGAGGCCTCGGAACAACTTGAGCGCGCTCCACGCCACGGTGGCGAACCCGACGATGCCAGCGCCGGTCCGGCCGGTCGAACTCGTCAGCGCCTGCTGGAGGACGCGCTCGCCGGACGTGGACAGTGAACTCGCCACCTGCTGGACGAGGAACTCCGCAAACGCTTGTCCGCCGACGATGCTTCCGACGACGATAGTGAGCAGTGCCAGCGGAATCAGCGAGACGAAGGCGTAGTAGGCGACACTCGCCGCCAAGAACGTGATGTTCCGGTCCCGAGCGACATTCACGACCCGTTTGAGGTGGCTCTGGGAAGTAGCCATGGATGTACCTGTAGACGCTATCCACGCCTAAAGGCGGTACGGCCCCCATTTCGGACGTTTGTGCCGGTCGGGGTTTACTGTGTCGTCGTCTCGTTCCCGCCAGCAGTCGTCGTCTGGTTTCCGCTCGGCGTCGGCGTCGTCTCGGGTGGCTCCGAGGTTTCGATACTGAGTCGGTTGAGTCCGTCACAGGCCTCGGCCGACGAGACGCGGTACCAGTCGCCGAGTTGGATTTCCGTGACATCCCCGGTCGCCTGAGTCGTTTCGGCCATCTCTGTCGTTGTTTCGCCAACTTCTGTCGTTGTTTCACCCATCGCCGTCGTCGTTTGGTCCTGCATCGCACCTTCCGTCGTAGTCTCGGTCATGCCGCCGCCGCCGGCAGTCGTCGTCTCCAGCAGGTCCTCGGCGAGTGCGGACTGGGGTGCCAGCAGACCGCGGAACCCGAGGTCCGCCCCACCCCGAAACGCCCGAACGATGAACAGTTGATACTCCTGCGGTTGGTCGCCGTCGAGGCAGGCCGCCGGCACCGTCTCGGTGGCCGGTTCGCCGAAGGGGTCGCGCGGCCGGAACCGCACCCGGAACAGGTCGTCGGCCTGTAGGCTGTAACTGAAGAACGTCGGCGCGTCTCCCTCGGCCTGCGTCGTCGTCTCTTGGGCCGACACGCCGTTCATCGTGAGTCCGGCGAGTCCGAGGAGACCGACTGCGCCGCCGGCCTTGAGCAAGTCGCGTCGTCTCGGTGCGTCGTTCGTTTTCGCGTCGTCGGGTGCCATGGTCGAACGCTCACTGCGTTCGGTCTTATAGGAGACCGACCGTTTGGACGGCCATCACGGCGTAACTCCCGAGAACACTCGTTACGGTCGGGGCATCTGGATTATCCGCGGGAAATCCCGGATTTCCCGGCGTGGCTCCTCGGTCCTCGCGGTGAAACCCGACTCGAAATCGACCTCTTAAGCGCCGTCCGAGTCGGTCGGCGGTTCGGCGGGTTCGAGCGACAGTCGAGCGAGACCGTTGCACTTCGACATGGCCGTCACGCGATACCACCCGCCGACTCGTATCGCCGGGAGCGCCCCTCCCGTGGCGGTTTCTGTGGTCGCGGCCTTCTCGATGGTCGCGGTCCCGTTTCCGGGCGAGGAGGTTGTCGTCTCGTTCGTCGCAGTCGTCGTTTCGGTCGTCCCGGTCTCCACGGTATCCGGCGGGAAAAACACGCCCTCGTAGCCGAGTTGGATACCGTTTCGGTCCGCTCGGACGACGAACGCCCCGAACTCTCGGGGTCCGTCTTCGAGGCACTCCGCCGGGATTCGCTCGGTCGCGGGGTCACCCTCCGGAGTGCGGATTCGTGACCACACCCGAAAGCGGTCCCCGGATTGGAGGCTGTAGCTGAACGCGTAGGCAGTCTGCTGGCGCTGTTCGGTCGTCTGGTCCTGCGCCGAGACGCCGCCGACCGACCACCCGAACGCGGCGAGACCGCCGGCCGCGCCCGCTCGGAGAACGTCGCGTCGTCGCAGAGAGTCGAGGTCCGGCATGGCCGAACTACCGACCCATCGCGGCTTATAGCGTCCGGGCCGTTTACGCCGTCCGTCGCGGACTAACCCGACGGAATTCGCGTTACCGGGCGAAAGTTGCAATTGTCGTCGGAAAACCGTCGAAGTCGTCAGTCCCAGAACGATTGCGTCCGGGCGTACTGCCGTTCCTGCTCCAGAATATCGCGGTAGAACTCGTCTTCGTCCTCGCGGAGTTTGGCGATGATTCGGGCCGCGTTCCGGGGGCCGACGCCGCGGGCCGCCAGCGCGACGACTGCCTGCTTGCCGTGGCTCTGGACCAGATTCCCGGCCTTGTGAGCGCGCCGGGTCATCTTCTCCTGTTCGTCGTCTTTCTCTGATGCCCGGACCGCTTTGACCACCTCGTCGGCCCACGGGTTCAGCGCGGCGATGCGGGTCGAACTGCACTCGGGACACTTCGGTTGGTCCCGGACCCGCCGGACCGGTTTCTTGTACTTCCAGTCCTCGCAGTGGAGACAAACGAGGAGAACGTCGTCGTCTCGAATCCGGTCCTTGACGGTCTGGATGACGCTGGCGTCGGCGTTCTCCGGCGCGAGAAGTTCCCGACCCGACGACCGCCCGCCGGTACCGATTGGGGTGCGCCCGCCGGTCGTCACGACTTCGAGGTCTCCCTCGCGGATTCGCCCGAGGACTTCGCCGGCCTCCTCGACCGCCAAGTCGTCGTGGAAGACTTCGCGGACCGCCTCGTCGTACATCGGGGTGTCCTCCAAGGCCGCCATCAGACGGCTTATCCCCGGTCCAGAGGCCCCGCTCGCGCCCTGCCAGTTCCGGAGCGCGCCGAACTTGGCGGCGACCTGTGAAAGCTTGAACTTCAGCGAATCGGAGTGCTTGAGGCTCAACTCGATGATGGCCTCGACGTGTTCGGGGTCGGTCTCCCGGAGGACCGCCGCGACTTCTTGACCGTTCACTTTCGCCGGCACGTCCAACTCGATCCGGTAGGGGTCCACTTCGAGGCCGACCGACGACCCGGTGCGCTGGCCGACCAGCGACGAGAGAACCCGACCGAGCGTCTCGTTGACCTTGTGGCCGAAGCAGGCGTTCAGGACCACGGTGTTGGCGGCGTGTTCGACCACGATTCGGTCGGCGGTCGGGAGCGGGGCCTCGGCCTCCGCGTGGCGGTCCATCTGCGAGAGGGCCTCGCTCGCGGTGTACTCGTCGGTCGGGTAGCGATTCGTGAACTCGCGGGCCACGCCCTCTCGGGGTGCGCCGCGCTCGAACTGCGGCCCGGCCACCGCGCGCATCTCGCCGACCTCTTGGGCCACCTCGCGGGGGACCGGTATCTCCTCGCCGACCCACGAGGGAATCTCGCCGCCGGGGTCCTCGATTGGCGAGACTTTGACGGCCTCGTCGTCGTCGTCAACCTCGGTGATGCGCCACATCTCGCCGCGCTGGACGAACACCTCGCCGGGTTGGGCGAAGTTGACCACGAACCGCTCGTCCAGCGTGCCGACCTGCGACCCCGAGGCGATGTCCTCGACGGTGTACTTCTGCTCGTCGGGAATCATCGAGAGGTTGGCGTAGAAGTACTGCCACGTCTGGCTGGATTTTTCGAGACGGTCGTCCTGTTCGTCCAGCCACACCAACCGATTGCTCTTTAATTCGCGGCAGACCTCCTTGAACTCGGCTTCTGCGAGGTCCCGGAAGGGGTAGGCCCGAGTCACGATGTCGTAGGCCCGCATCGCCGAGAGGTCGCCGAAGTCCATCACGAGGCCGACGATTTGGTTCGCCACGGTGTCCAGACTCCCGTCGTGAATCTCGGCGTCCTCGACTTCCCCCTGCTTGGCCCGGCGGGCGATGGCGAGGGCTTCGAGGGTGTCGTCGGGGTGCTTGGTGACGATGGTTCCGTGAGAGACCTCCTCGGAGCGGTGGCCCGCCCTGCCGACTCGCTGGAGGAGGCGGGCGACCTCTCGGGGACTCGAATACTGGACTACGTGGTCGATTCGGCCAACGTCGATGCCCAACTCCATCGAGGAGGTACAGAGCAGGGCGTCGATTTCGCCCGCCTTGAATCGGTCCTCCACGTCGATGCGGGCCTCCTTCGACAGCGACCCGTGGTGGACGCCGATGTTGGCGTCGAGTTCTTTGAACCGCGACCCGAGGGCCTCGGCGGTCTGGCGCGTGTTGACGAAAATCAGGGTCGAGTCGTGGTTTTCGGCGATTTCCCGGATGGTCCGGACGTGGCTGGCGACCGACTCGTCGGTCACGAGTTTCCCCGCGAGTCGGTCGTCCTCGTCGGTAATCTCGGGTTCGCGGACCTCGAACTCGACCTTGCTCCCCACGTCAACCTCCACGATTTCGGGGTCGTCGCGTTCGGCAGGGTCGCCGACGAGGAAGCGCCCGACCTCCGCCGGGTCGCCGACCGTCGCGGACAAGCCGATGCGCTGGAAATCGCCCGCCAACTCGCGCAGACGCTCCAGTCCGATGGTCAACTGCGCGCCCCGCTTGGCGCTGGCGAGTTCGTGAACCTCGTCCACCACGACGTGATGCACGTCTTCGAGGGCCTGCCGGAGTTTCGACCCCGTGAGCATCGCCTGCAAAGTCTCGGGCGTCGTCACCAGCACGTCGGGCGGGTCGTTGGCCTGCTTCTGGCGCTGGTAGTCGGTGGTGTCGCCGTGGCGCACGTCCACGTCCAAATCGAGTTCTTCGCCCCACCACTCCAGTCGCTGGCGCATGTCCCGGTTCAGCGCCCGGAGAGGAGTGATGTAGAGCGCCGAGATGCCGAATCGGGGACCGTCCTCGGTCTGGTTCCGAGCAATCGCGTCGAGGACGGGGAGCATCGCCGTCTCGGTCTTGCCGGTCCCGGTCGGCGCAATGACCAGCGCGTGTTCGCCCCGCGAGAGCGTCGGGATGGCCCGCCGCTGTGGCTCCGTGGGCGTCGAGAACCCGCGTTCGGAGAGGGCCGAACGGACCTCCTCGCCGAGTTGCGCGAAGGCCGCAGAACCGGCGGCCGCTGAATCACTCATCGGTCGTTTTTAACTGTTAGAGGGTGATAAGCGCGTTGCCTGCGGAAACTGACGGGTCTCGTTTCGTTGGAGTTCCGAGCCGATTCGTGGGTCTGTACTGCAACTGCACCGTGGGCCTCGCGCGTGGCGCGTCGCCCGCAGACGCCGCACTCCACACGCGCCGAGGTTGGAAATAAATGTCTATGTTTATACTGTCTTTAGATTGCTCGAAAGTGGATTTTGAATCCCCTGACCGCTCGTTGTTCCAGTGGGAATATATAGCAAACTTCGTTCGCCGGTGGTTGTGAGAATCGCTAACAGGCGTGCCGCCGATTCAGACCGCCCGAACACGTTCGGCAGAAAGTATACACCCGTAACGCGTTCAAATTTAGCCGACGCCGGTCCGCCACGACCGGGAATCGAGTCACGACTGAACCCCTGTCGCCGAAATAGCGACGAACCCAACGACACGAATCACGAATGTCTGCAGGAGAGACCCTCTACCATCGACTAGGCGGAAAAGAACAGATTTCGAGCATCGTAGACGCGTTCTACGAACGAGTGCTGGCCGACGATTCGGTCGCCCAGTTCTTCGAGGACGTAGACATGGCGGCCCAACGCGCCCACCAGACGCAGTTCCTGAGCGCGGTGGCCGGCGGGCCGGTCGAGTACGACGGCCAAGACATGCGCGAGGCCCACGAGGGAATGGGCATCGAACCCCACCACTTCGCGGCCATCGCCACCCACCTCGAGGCCGCGCTCCGGGAGTTCGACGTGCCCGACGACGACGTACAGGCCATCATGTCGGAGGTCGCGGCGCTGGAAGACGACGTGGTTCTCCAGTAGCGACTGCCGACGACGCGCTTCCGACAAGCGTTCGCGGGAAGGCTTTTGTCCACAGGCGGCGGAGGCGGTACCATGGAGACGAAAGTCTACTTCCGAGAGACCCAAGCGTTCGACCAGCGGTGGCTCTGGGGACTCCTCGGATTCGGGGCACTCGCCGACCTCGTGAACCTCGCGCGGGGCAAGCGGTCGGCCCGCGAGACGGTGACGCGACTCGCCGCGCTCGGGGCCGCCGCGCTCGTCCTCCGGGTTGCCACGCTCCAGACCGAGGTCCGCGGCGACGGCCTCTACGTCCGGTTTGCGCCCTTCCACCGGTCGGCAAAGCGCATCCCCCTCTCGGACCTCGCCGACGTGCAGGAGACCGGCTACAGTCCGATGCGCTACGGCGGGTGGGGCATCCGGTGGAGTCCGCAGGGCATCGCCTACACCGTCAGCGGCAAGAGCGGTGTCCGAATCGAGCGGACCGGCGGCAAGTCGATGTTCGTCGGGTCCGACCGCCCGGACGAACTCGTCGCGGCGGTCCAAGAAGCGACCGAGCGAACGGTCTGAACACCGGCGACCGCTCGTGGGGCCGAAATGAGATTTTTCCTCGTCAACAAAACAAATAGTGGGTGAGAGCCAGTGTCTGCTGGGGCACCCTCCGAGGACTAAACCGCCGCGTAGGCCCCTAACCTCGTCCCGTCGAGGAGATACGCCTGTCCGTCGGCCAACCCCTCGGGCAGGAAGGGAGCCAGAAACCCCTGTCCGTCGACGTTGACCCACGTCGCGCCCACGAGTTCGTTGAACGCCGGGAAGACGATTAGCTCCGCGCCGTCACGAATTGACTCTCCTCCGCCGCTCTCGCGCTCGGCGAAGGGCCGCTCCGAGAGCGGCCCCCTCAGCCAGACGCGCTCGACCCGACTACCGCCCACTTCGTCTTCGAGTCTGACCGCGGGATGCTCGTGGCCGACGCAGACGGTTTCGCTGTCCAGCACTTCCGGCGCGGGCCACGTGTGACCGTGGGCGAATCCCACGTCGCCGAGTCGAACCCCCGCGCCGTTGGTGACTTCGAGGTCGGCCCACGACTCGATGGCCCCGTCGTGGTTGCCCTTGACCAGCGTCGCGGGGACGCCCCGGTCGTCGAGTGCTTCGAGGAGAACCTCGATTTCGCCGCGCTCGGCCCCGCCGGGGTCGCCGATGGCGTGCATCAGGTCGCCGAGGAAAATCACGCGGTCCGCGCCGGTTTCGGCGACTAGCGAGACGAGGCGCTGGCGGCGCTGTTCGGCCCGGCTATCGAGCGAGACGCCCTCGGCGCGGAGCGCCTGCTCGATGCCGGCGTGGAAGTCCGCGACCACCAGCGCCCGGTCCGGGTCCGGACCGGATTCGAGGGTGGCGACTGCGACTGGCTCGCCGGGAACCGGCTCGACCAGCGCCATCAGATTGGCTTGAGGGTGTCCTCGCCCGACTCGTAGCACCGGCCGGACATCAGCGCGGATTCGAGCGCGTCGTCCACGTCGGCGGGAGTCACGTCGTAGTCGTCCACGACCGCCGCCAGCAGGGTCTCGCGGCCGACGCCGTCGCCCTCGTTCAACTCGCGCATCGTGTCCATCACGGTTTCTTCGAGGTTCGCGGGCACGTCGCCCTCGCCGGAGTCGGCGTCGGTTTCGCCGGCGTCCCCGGTTTCGGGTTCGGTTTCGGCCTCGGCTTCGTCGGCGGAGGCCGGTTCGGCATCTCGCAGTTCCTCGGTCTCAGTCTCGTCGCCGGTCGGTTCGGGGGCCGGTTCGGCCGACTCGCCCGCCGCGCCCTCGTCG
This genomic window contains:
- a CDS encoding DUF655 domain-containing protein, producing the protein MSEQNDGEAQVPAVVLDYLPHGRADDDRPQYQKPALAYALGIEEFRLFEVTLEEDVSLTITDRFDADSADELVANVREIEYDDLSGAAQSELEHAIRDVVESNERRFVDFYNDAQPITLRLHQLNLLPGIGKKLRNNVLEQRKRKPFESFEDLENRVSGLHDPDEVLVERILEELREDDLKYRTFVRVEEQQG
- a CDS encoding group I truncated hemoglobin, which produces MSAGETLYHRLGGKEQISSIVDAFYERVLADDSVAQFFEDVDMAAQRAHQTQFLSAVAGGPVEYDGQDMREAHEGMGIEPHHFAAIATHLEAALREFDVPDDDVQAIMSEVAALEDDVVLQ
- a CDS encoding DEAD/DEAH box helicase, which translates into the protein MSDSAAAGSAAFAQLGEEVRSALSERGFSTPTEPQRRAIPTLSRGEHALVIAPTGTGKTETAMLPVLDAIARNQTEDGPRFGISALYITPLRALNRDMRQRLEWWGEELDLDVDVRHGDTTDYQRQKQANDPPDVLVTTPETLQAMLTGSKLRQALEDVHHVVVDEVHELASAKRGAQLTIGLERLRELAGDFQRIGLSATVGDPAEVGRFLVGDPAERDDPEIVEVDVGSKVEFEVREPEITDEDDRLAGKLVTDESVASHVRTIREIAENHDSTLIFVNTRQTAEALGSRFKELDANIGVHHGSLSKEARIDVEDRFKAGEIDALLCTSSMELGIDVGRIDHVVQYSSPREVARLLQRVGRAGHRSEEVSHGTIVTKHPDDTLEALAIARRAKQGEVEDAEIHDGSLDTVANQIVGLVMDFGDLSAMRAYDIVTRAYPFRDLAEAEFKEVCRELKSNRLVWLDEQDDRLEKSSQTWQYFYANLSMIPDEQKYTVEDIASGSQVGTLDERFVVNFAQPGEVFVQRGEMWRITEVDDDDEAVKVSPIEDPGGEIPSWVGEEIPVPREVAQEVGEMRAVAGPQFERGAPREGVAREFTNRYPTDEYTASEALSQMDRHAEAEAPLPTADRIVVEHAANTVVLNACFGHKVNETLGRVLSSLVGQRTGSSVGLEVDPYRIELDVPAKVNGQEVAAVLRETDPEHVEAIIELSLKHSDSLKFKLSQVAAKFGALRNWQGASGASGPGISRLMAALEDTPMYDEAVREVFHDDLAVEEAGEVLGRIREGDLEVVTTGGRTPIGTGGRSSGRELLAPENADASVIQTVKDRIRDDDVLLVCLHCEDWKYKKPVRRVRDQPKCPECSSTRIAALNPWADEVVKAVRASEKDDEQEKMTRRAHKAGNLVQSHGKQAVVALAARGVGPRNAARIIAKLREDEDEFYRDILEQERQYARTQSFWD
- a CDS encoding HalOD1 output domain-containing protein, which codes for MSENQQKRSPPERATPRDGPRRRRLIGEAETASEAVVAAVATAEDAEKDALPPLGDRFDTESLDRLVDAETRSPSAGLVFTRTEDIPTEIEVTFEYADYDVTVSDNYVVLE
- the rbcL gene encoding type III ribulose-bisphosphate carboxylase, translating into MTGITYEDFLDLDYDPADTDLVCEFYVEPAADMDMESAASRVASESSNGTWAELQVEGSVRDLSATACDIDGNSVTVAYPDALFEAGNMPQVLSCIAGNILGMKAVERIRLRDCDWPEKLTTSFPGPQFGTSVREEIFDAGNRPITATVPKPKVGLTTDQHVQVGYEAWTGGIDLLKDDENLTDQDFNPFEERLKRSLEKRDQAEDETGEKKSYLVNVTAEAGEMLDRVDMAARQGCEYVMVDVITTGWSAVQQVRERCEKHGLAIHAHRAMHAAFDRIDTHGVSMRVIAQVARLCGVDHIHTGTADLGKLENEDTVGINEWLYSDLYGLNDVLPMASGGLHPGLVPELVERCGTNIGIQAGGGIHGHPDGTHAGAKALRQAIDATMEGVVLDEYADDHPELASALDQWGTETPR
- a CDS encoding metallophosphoesterase, with the protein product MALVEPVPGEPVAVATLESGPDPDRALVVADFHAGIEQALRAEGVSLDSRAEQRRQRLVSLVAETGADRVIFLGDLMHAIGDPGGAERGEIEVLLEALDDRGVPATLVKGNHDGAIESWADLEVTNGAGVRLGDVGFAHGHTWPAPEVLDSETVCVGHEHPAVRLEDEVGGSRVERVWLRGPLSERPFAERESGGGESIRDGAELIVFPAFNELVGATWVNVDGQGFLAPFLPEGLADGQAYLLDGTRLGAYAAV
- a CDS encoding RNA polymerase Rpb4 family protein — encoded protein: MTIFKEKVEEEYLTTAEAKELLSDVEQERALDEDREMRYELARAIEHVNRFATLDAEESRELVSDLLELEKVDEPTAHKIADILPKDRDELRAVYAQERYTLSGDELDDILNVVAKYD
- a CDS encoding YihY/virulence factor BrkB family protein; its protein translation is MATSQSHLKRVVNVARDRNITFLAASVAYYAFVSLIPLALLTIVVGSIVGGQAFAEFLVQQVASSLSTSGERVLQQALTSSTGRTGAGIVGFATVAWSALKLFRGLDIAFSEAYGTEKDPSLVEQIVDGGVTIGLVVVAVALMVAVGYILRTPSVASSVPFPNLLGNLALVAGLVVAFLPLYYVLPPVEMSVREAIPGAVVAGVGWVVLQVLFQFYLANAGRYQAYGVIGAVLLLLTWLYFAGAIVLLGAVVNSVLGGRIQLG
- a CDS encoding 50S ribosomal protein L21e, which gives rise to MPSSNGPYHSTRNKLSNDPRESGTSPPQRAVQQYEEGQKVHLKIDPSVEKGRFHPRFGGQTGEIVGKQGEAYKVAISDRGKDKTLIVTPAHLKAQE